One Rosa chinensis cultivar Old Blush chromosome 5, RchiOBHm-V2, whole genome shotgun sequence genomic region harbors:
- the LOC112203713 gene encoding imidazole glycerol phosphate synthase hisHF, chloroplastic: MTSLEKTNVYFGDVVVVLVISSLWKSYRTSVYRLVMVNFLNITGFRDFPLGDLPMLQVLRYASENIFVPFTVGGGIRDFTNATGKCGPDKISIGSDAVYAVEEYLRNGVNCGWEGRPIGAYELAKAVKELRAGEILLNCIDCYDYQVLGEDDNTKLKIQIKLDKRERIMSILDWGIGMTKEDLIKNLETIAKSGTSGVDVE; the protein is encoded by the exons ATGACGTCACTTGAAAAGACAAATGTTTACTTTGGCGATGTTGTTGTCGTTCTGGTTATATCAAGCCTGTGGAAGTCGTATCGGACATCTGTTTATCGTCTGGTTATG GTCAACTTTCTGAATATTACCGGTTTCCGGGACTTCCCTTTGGGTGACTTGCCTATGCTACAG GTATTGAGATATGCATCGGAAAATATTTTCGTGCCATTTACAGTTGGAGGTGGTATTAGAGATTTTACCAATGCAACTGGCAA ATGTGGGCCTGATAAGATCTCCATTGGAAGTGATGCAGTTTATGCTGTAGAAGAATATTTAAGAAATGGA GTTAACTGTGGCTGGGAAGGCAGACCAATTGGAGCTTATGAGCTTGCAAAAGCAGTTAAGGAGCTCCGAGCTGGAGAAATTCTGCTAAACTGCATTGATTGCTATG ATTACCAAGTTTTGGGTGAAGATGATAACACTAAGCTCAAAATTCAG ATTAAATTagacaaaagagagagaatcaTGTCCATACTTGATTGGGGTATAGGTATGACAAAGGAGGACTTGATCAAGAACTTGGAAACTATAGCAAAATCTGGAACTTCAG GGGTTGATGTTGAATGA